A single window of Lytechinus variegatus isolate NC3 chromosome 8, Lvar_3.0, whole genome shotgun sequence DNA harbors:
- the LOC121420391 gene encoding kin of IRRE-like protein 1 translates to MIRLLWLRWIVVVSMVMYTANYCHGQQAFSIQPEATFDLNIGDSVLMLCSVTDKEGVVTWVKDGTTALSNERTIISSENEARFAVTGDDTSGSFNLQITDLVESDTGIYQCRVSASGSSEALTSTDAQLTVTPIPVQTFTSQPSDAQGIIGNSVTLPCVVENKEGALEWLKDDTVISNDSEITDTSLTRYNIVGSASAGEYNLQIVTLENADMGTYVCRVAAAGNSPTITSTEAILTIRDSSEIQSIVIPPSAMSATVGTSASMVCYVSAKAGSVLWIKDGVQISRDRDLVNGDSSGRITIAGTDEEGLYELRFSSVEEGDEGVYFCVITAEGDQAAVSSSPATLSVTAAIEPNTASPECSLTPASILSEGDVVTIKCESTGGSPQPTLTWSNDLDPNAFTGNQTDEESSASNSITFPLTKELSGVVYTCRSTHPAYSEPKECSLPALSFNLIATINVTAQTNRLTIEEDKPGEIICSASGDPVVLGYRWYYNGAEIEATDDRFVIETTNGKDASTLTISSATLSMDDSTVQCEAYNRIDQRLTSIVLTIKEDNLTTYVLAALGLIATIIFVAIVIGFIVWVCHRMNKKKRTIHPDPEAGGMTKGIPNRNFFIGATHMDGLPNGDIKAEVTDEKKKHKKHRKHKKDKKDKKDKKHKKDKSKVLEHDSTRAPNPLSTRDGDHDVLPTITGYRRPGTNSRDPGVYPTYPPMYPIDGHSPLPHYQDGYPAADPGSAPRSSRRDSKDKSGQNGKISLSPGEYQKRDEYERKLRELQGLRSDLAAPEPEKKKKKHKKHKKDKS, encoded by the exons ATGATTCGGTTACTATGGTTACGGTGGATAGTGGTGGTGTCCATGGTGATGTACACAGCCAATTATT GTCATGGGCAGCAGGCCTTTTCCATCCAGCCCGAAGCGACGTTCGACCTTAACATCGGCGACTCCGTTTTAATGTTGTGCTCCGTTACGGACAAGGAAGGGGTTGTCACGTGGGTCAAGGACGGAACCACGGCACTGTCCAACGAACGAACCATCATCAGTTCAGAGAACGAAGCTAGATTTGCAGTCACAGGAGACGACACCAGCGGGAGCTTCAATCTCCAAATAACGGATCTGGTTGAAAGCGATACGGGGATTTACCAATGTCGAGTATCGGCATCTGGCTCAAGCGAAGCTCTTACGTCGACAGATGCCCAGCTTACAGTCACAC CTATTCCTGTCCAAACATTTACTTCACAACCCAGTGATGCACAGGGCATCATTGGTAACTCTGTCACACTACCATGCGTCGTCGAAAACAAGGAGGGCGCCCTGGAGTGGCTTAAAGATGACACCGTTATCAGCAACGACTCGGAGATAACAGACACAAGTCTCACTCGTTACAACATCGTCGGTTCTGCATCTGCTGGAGAGTACAACCTCCAAATTGTTACTCTTGAGAACGCTGACATGGGGACGTACGTATGCCGCGTTGCTGCCGCCGGGAACAGTCCCACTATTACGTCAACAGAAGCCATTCTGACGATTCGGGATTCCAGCGAGATACAGAGTATTGTGATCCCACCCTCGGCTATGTCAGCTACTGTAGGTACATCGGCATCCATGGTGTGTTACGTTTCAGCTAAAGCAGGGTCTGTGCTGTGGATCAAAGATGGTGTCCAGATCAGTAGGGACAGGGATCTAGTCAACGGCGATTCTAG CGGGCGCATTACCATTGCAGGAACCGACGAGGAGGGCTTGTATGAACTTCGATTCAGCTCAGTTGAGGAGGGCGACGAAGGTGTCTATTTCTGTGTTATCACAGCAGAGGGGGATCAAGCAGCCGTTTCATCATCTCCGGCTACTCTCTCTGTAACAG CTGCTATTGAGCCGAACACTGCCTCCCCAGAATGTTCCTTGACACCCGCAAGTATCCTCAGCGAGGGCGATGTAGTAACAATCAAATGTGAGTCCACAGGTGGTTCCCCTCAACCTACACTGACCTGGTCAAACGATCTCGATCCCAACGCTTTTACTGGAAACCAAACGGACGAGGAATCAAGTGCATCCAACTCGATCACCTTCCCGCTTACCAAGGAGCTAAGCGGTGTCGTATATACCTGCCGATCTACGCATCCTGCGTATAGCGAGCCAAAGGAATGTTCGCTGCCTGCACTCTCTTTCAACT TGATTGCAACAATCAATGTTACCGCCCAAACGAACCGACTGACCATCGAAGAGGACAAACCAGGAGAAATCATATGCAGTGCTTCTGGAGATCCGGTCGTCTTAGGGTACAGATGGTACTACAATGGAGCTGAGATAGAGGCCACAGATGACAG GTTTGTAATTGAGACAACCAATGGCAAGGACGCTTCCACGCTGACCATATCAAGTGCAACTCTCAGCATGGATGATTCCACAGTGCAATGCGAAGCATACAACCGCATTGATCAAAGGCTTACGAGCATCGTCCTGACTATCAAAG AGGATAATTTGACGACATACGTGCTTGCTGCTCTCGGTCTCATTGCAACCATCATCTTTGTTGCCATCGTTATCGGTTTTATTGTCTGGGTGTGTCACcgaatgaataagaaaaaacgAACTA TTCACCCAGATCCTGAAGCTGGTGGAATGACTAAGGGAATCCCCAATAGGAATTTCTTCATCGGAGCCACCCACATGGATGGTCTGCCAAACGGTGACATCAAAGCAGAGGTTACTGACGAAAAGAAGAAGCACAAGAAACACAGGAAACACAAGAAGGACAAGAAAGACAAGAAGGATAAGAAGCACAAGAAGGACAAGTCAAAGGTCCTAGAGCACGACTCTACAAGGGCTCCCAACCCGCTCAGTACACgagatggtgatcatgatgtcCTGCCAACCATTACTGGCTACAGGAGACCTGGTACAAATAGTCGTGACCCCGGTGTCTACCCGACGTACCCTCCTATGTACCCAATCGATGGACACTCGCCACTTCCTCACTATCAAGATGGCTACCCTGCGGCTGATCC